A single genomic interval of Mucilaginibacter robiniae harbors:
- a CDS encoding DUF5712 family protein: MFINITDNKEAANKGSSNGLVHYLEKENRLDNKQQPDYWFNGQQIRIEPYEVMRKIDGNIAKLGRDDAKFFLVNISPSHKEIAFLKEQYGEDGAKEQMKGFAVRVMDAYAQNFNRGGVTSHEDLVWFAKLENYRYYGHKDPEVKQGLKMRGDRKEGEQMHVQVIVSRKDATNSIKLSPMNNSRGRNAEHSKKMGQFDRVAFKQSGETLFDSLFSFDRQLKDTLAYANVQKNGKLSQREQLGLLSEGASQNYQSRSVANELAQGVAGGLFQTTGDMLAAIGKTAAGFLEVMLEPVYMPGANIVPDHDDGQKKKRKKKSQGQQYRP; the protein is encoded by the coding sequence ATGTTTATCAATATCACTGACAACAAAGAAGCAGCGAACAAAGGTAGCAGTAACGGGCTGGTCCATTACCTCGAAAAAGAAAACCGGCTGGATAATAAACAGCAGCCCGATTACTGGTTCAACGGTCAGCAGATCAGGATTGAGCCTTACGAGGTCATGCGAAAGATCGATGGTAATATTGCAAAGCTTGGTAGAGACGATGCTAAGTTCTTCCTGGTCAATATCAGCCCGAGCCATAAAGAGATCGCGTTTTTAAAAGAGCAATATGGCGAGGACGGTGCTAAAGAACAAATGAAAGGGTTTGCCGTCCGCGTGATGGATGCCTATGCGCAGAACTTTAACCGGGGTGGTGTGACCAGCCATGAAGACCTGGTATGGTTCGCCAAGCTGGAAAACTACCGTTATTACGGCCACAAAGACCCGGAGGTGAAACAAGGGCTTAAAATGCGCGGTGACCGTAAGGAAGGTGAGCAAATGCATGTACAGGTCATTGTTAGCAGGAAAGATGCGACCAACAGTATTAAACTCAGCCCGATGAATAACTCACGGGGCAGGAATGCAGAGCACTCTAAAAAGATGGGGCAGTTTGACCGGGTGGCTTTCAAGCAAAGCGGGGAAACGCTTTTCGATAGTTTGTTTTCGTTTGACCGGCAGCTAAAAGACACATTGGCTTACGCCAATGTCCAAAAGAACGGCAAGCTATCCCAGCGGGAACAGCTCGGTTTGCTATCCGAAGGTGCTTCGCAGAATTACCAGAGCAGATCGGTAGCTAATGAACTTGCCCAGGGTGTTGCTGGAGGTTTGTTTCAGACTACAGGAGATATGCTGGCTGCCATAGGCAAGACAGCGGCTGGTTTCCTGGAAGTAATGCTGGAACCGGTATACATGCCAGGAGCAAATATCGTCCCGGATCATGATGACGGGCAAAAGAAAAAAAGAAAGAAAAAGTCGCAGGGCCAGCAGTACAGGCCCTAA
- a CDS encoding DUF6624 domain-containing protein → MKHLIIAVLCFTTMFAQAQKHFNPALKKQLDSVMLLDQKYRDTLTWLMTPDKVAATTKSLRMSASQAINHYSKLQKDIDSTNTLFVEAIFKRYGYPGKSLVGDSTSEAAWYVIQHSKKIDDYIPVIKKAAETHELTFRLYAMMLDRYLMSKNQEQVYGSQMTMRTLKATKKREWIVWPIKDLKNVNALRKKAGFKDTVEENAANLDVKYRVIKLDEIMM, encoded by the coding sequence ATGAAACATTTAATCATCGCTGTCCTTTGTTTTACCACCATGTTTGCCCAAGCCCAAAAGCACTTTAACCCAGCTTTGAAAAAGCAACTGGATAGCGTAATGTTGCTTGATCAAAAATACCGCGACACTTTAACCTGGTTAATGACTCCTGATAAGGTAGCTGCCACGACCAAAAGTTTAAGAATGAGCGCCAGCCAGGCTATTAACCATTACAGTAAATTGCAAAAAGATATTGATTCTACTAATACCCTGTTTGTTGAAGCCATATTCAAAAGATACGGCTATCCGGGTAAAAGCTTGGTTGGAGACAGTACCAGTGAGGCGGCATGGTACGTTATACAGCACAGTAAAAAAATAGATGATTATATCCCGGTAATTAAAAAAGCGGCCGAGACACATGAATTGACTTTCAGGCTATACGCCATGATGCTCGACCGCTACCTGATGAGTAAAAACCAGGAGCAGGTATACGGCAGCCAAATGACTATGCGTACTCTCAAAGCTACTAAAAAAAGGGAATGGATAGTTTGGCCGATAAAAGATCTCAAAAATGTAAATGCGCTACGCAAAAAAGCCGGTTTCAAAGACACTGTGGAAGAAAATGCAGCGAATCTGGATGTAAAATACCGTGTGATTAAGCTCGATGAAATTATGATGTGA
- a CDS encoding IS110 family RNA-guided transposase: MSKKTTLKQCLGIDVSMKKIDCCLSFYTGELKIKVLATSGFDNNPGGFVKLREWLGRKQDNGLPLYVNMEATGTYHEEAAYFLAGVGYRLSIIQPTKGKQYAKSLDEKNKTDKIDAGMLARMGLERELTLWNRPDEQLRLLKRMSRERIGLIRDRNALTNQLHALNHSFEAFGDSVERLKERIALATKQLGEIELQMREMAESDPKLWKRISHAITIPAVNFVTAITVIDETDGFANIGNRRQLVSYVGLDVVMKESGTLTWRPHISKRGNAYIRAGLYMAAVSSIIHNKTLKTYFNRLKDNGKPGKTGIVALERKLLVLIYTLYKNGQDYIPDHR; the protein is encoded by the coding sequence ATGAGTAAGAAAACAACCTTGAAACAATGCCTGGGAATCGACGTATCGATGAAGAAGATCGATTGCTGCCTGTCCTTTTATACCGGGGAACTGAAGATCAAAGTATTGGCAACCTCCGGTTTTGATAACAATCCGGGCGGGTTCGTCAAACTGCGCGAATGGCTTGGCAGAAAACAGGATAACGGCCTGCCGCTTTATGTCAATATGGAAGCGACCGGTACCTATCACGAAGAGGCTGCCTATTTCCTTGCCGGTGTAGGTTACCGGCTAAGCATCATCCAGCCGACCAAAGGAAAGCAGTATGCCAAAAGCCTGGATGAGAAGAACAAGACCGACAAGATCGATGCCGGAATGCTGGCCCGTATGGGCCTGGAACGGGAGCTGACGCTTTGGAACCGGCCCGATGAACAGCTGCGCCTGCTGAAAAGAATGAGCAGGGAACGCATCGGCCTGATCAGGGACAGAAACGCCCTAACTAACCAATTGCATGCCCTGAACCATTCGTTCGAGGCCTTCGGGGATAGCGTGGAGCGCCTAAAAGAACGCATCGCTCTAGCAACCAAGCAACTTGGGGAGATCGAACTGCAGATGCGTGAAATGGCTGAAAGCGACCCGAAACTGTGGAAGCGGATCAGCCATGCCATTACGATACCCGCAGTCAACTTTGTGACAGCTATCACGGTCATCGATGAAACCGATGGGTTTGCTAACATAGGGAACCGCCGGCAGCTGGTCAGTTATGTCGGTCTGGATGTGGTGATGAAAGAATCAGGTACGCTTACCTGGCGGCCTCATATATCCAAACGGGGCAATGCCTATATCAGGGCAGGGTTATACATGGCCGCAGTAAGTTCTATCATTCACAATAAAACCTTAAAGACCTATTTTAACCGGCTGAAGGATAATGGCAAACCCGGAAAAACCGGTATCGTTGCCCTGGAACGAAAGCTGCTGGTGCTGATCTATACGCTTTATAAAAACGGTCAGGATTATATCCCGGACCATCGGTAG
- a CDS encoding HEPN domain-containing protein — MNNINFFNGKLFLTNSAINAQNVWVSGIPVSAENLTESLYKRLLEAEREKVNVLKAALNHEFPVEKLVSEYYVTEEQATEMLVLIETLAHKYKLTHIQCFARKGTIAFNFSAFADIPSFTHLHYFLLFVTQGPERVEHEIQQYINTHYKSFKVTAIAHSFENVRHAIAQGNRFFVAAFVGGLEMYHDQVTIFDIAFPKLNPETTLQKAERRYHDHLKIAFGFLYSSANCIRLEEYFENGVFLLHQAVEQACIALIKVHMGYRIDLHNLYRLLNLCKCFSDKPAGIFLSENTDSIRLFQLLSDSYGNARYKEDFHITKEDAIKLLERVDAFVNVAENLCLDWLNARRISLGGEALPNTYSVNESKD, encoded by the coding sequence ATGAACAATATCAATTTCTTTAATGGAAAGCTGTTCCTGACGAACAGCGCAATCAATGCCCAAAACGTCTGGGTTTCCGGCATACCGGTCAGCGCAGAAAACTTAACCGAATCCCTGTACAAGCGGCTGCTAGAGGCGGAGCGCGAGAAAGTAAATGTCCTGAAAGCCGCACTCAACCACGAGTTCCCGGTGGAAAAACTGGTATCTGAGTATTATGTGACCGAGGAGCAGGCAACGGAAATGTTAGTACTCATCGAAACCCTCGCTCATAAATATAAACTTACCCATATCCAGTGTTTCGCCCGGAAAGGTACCATAGCCTTTAACTTCAGCGCCTTTGCCGATATACCCTCTTTTACTCACCTCCATTATTTTTTACTGTTTGTCACCCAAGGACCGGAACGGGTAGAACACGAGATACAGCAGTATATTAACACGCACTACAAAAGCTTCAAGGTGACGGCTATTGCGCACAGCTTTGAGAATGTTCGTCATGCCATAGCTCAAGGCAACCGCTTTTTTGTAGCAGCTTTTGTAGGCGGCTTAGAAATGTATCACGATCAGGTAACCATTTTCGATATTGCCTTTCCTAAACTAAACCCCGAGACAACGCTCCAAAAAGCAGAACGGCGTTATCATGATCACCTGAAAATAGCCTTTGGATTTCTGTACAGTTCCGCCAACTGCATTCGTCTGGAGGAGTACTTTGAAAACGGCGTCTTCCTGCTGCATCAAGCCGTCGAGCAAGCTTGTATCGCACTCATCAAGGTACACATGGGCTACCGGATTGATCTGCATAACCTCTACAGGCTTCTCAACTTATGCAAATGCTTTTCTGACAAACCGGCTGGCATCTTCCTATCCGAGAACACCGATTCCATCAGGCTTTTTCAACTGCTTTCGGACAGCTATGGCAATGCCCGTTACAAAGAAGATTTTCACATTACCAAAGAGGATGCCATAAAGCTACTGGAACGGGTAGATGCCTTTGTGAACGTCGCAGAAAACCTGTGCCTTGACTGGCTTAATGCGCGGCGTATCAGCCTAGGCGGGGAAGCTTTACCAAACACTTATTCCGTAAACGAAAGCAAAGACTGA
- a CDS encoding relaxase/mobilization nuclease domain-containing protein, translating to MIGKVGTGKSFRGVLHYLFEGRRQESKALQMQELEKKQVEVIAYNQCFGTRLELVREMIEVAKLNPDQSKPVFHFSLSFAHSDAGTLGLQDKIDMVEKLAEKFDFKEHQYVVVAHQDTQHEHLHVVANRIGFDGKTASDSNSYKHMAEFARKMELEYNLQQVLSPNKFLKPEQRKSHSQRIDNRKEALKKHLQAAIKQSKDVQQVKKYMEQQGYEVELGRGIAFTDAQQVRFKGSQVGYALMDIEKKLKQEQLLRQQEQNRQAQLLMQQQEELKKQQQQEKEKQQGRQHTKSISR from the coding sequence ATGATCGGGAAAGTAGGCACAGGTAAAAGTTTTCGTGGCGTCTTGCACTATCTCTTTGAGGGCAGGCGGCAAGAAAGCAAAGCACTGCAAATGCAGGAACTGGAAAAGAAGCAAGTGGAGGTGATTGCTTACAACCAATGCTTCGGCACCAGGCTGGAACTGGTACGCGAGATGATTGAAGTGGCCAAGCTCAACCCTGACCAGTCCAAGCCGGTGTTTCATTTTTCACTGAGCTTCGCACATAGCGATGCCGGGACTTTAGGCTTGCAGGACAAGATCGACATGGTAGAAAAGCTGGCCGAAAAGTTTGATTTCAAAGAGCACCAGTATGTAGTAGTTGCACACCAGGATACCCAGCACGAGCATTTGCATGTGGTTGCCAACCGGATCGGTTTTGACGGTAAGACCGCCAGCGACAGCAACAGTTATAAGCATATGGCGGAGTTCGCCCGTAAGATGGAGCTGGAATACAATTTACAGCAGGTCTTAAGCCCGAATAAGTTCTTAAAGCCGGAGCAACGAAAATCACACAGCCAACGGATCGACAACCGTAAGGAAGCTTTGAAAAAACATTTGCAAGCAGCCATCAAACAAAGTAAAGATGTACAGCAGGTAAAAAAGTACATGGAGCAGCAGGGCTACGAAGTGGAGCTGGGCCGGGGTATCGCTTTTACCGACGCGCAGCAAGTTCGCTTCAAAGGCAGCCAGGTCGGCTACGCCCTGATGGATATTGAAAAAAAGCTCAAACAGGAACAGCTTTTACGCCAGCAGGAACAAAACAGGCAGGCGCAACTACTAATGCAACAGCAGGAGGAACTGAAAAAACAGCAACAGCAGGAAAAGGAAAAGCAGCAAGGACGTCAGCATACCAAGAGCATCAGCCGGTAA
- a CDS encoding plasmid mobilization protein, with amino-acid sequence MESAVKKVESTVVNPAPAGRVNRGGRPKVPHKRRATVSVMCTLVEKKIIEANAKRVGLSSSVFLRNLGLSTRIEVRVKSLPRPVLEMRGTLNHIAANLNQIAKKCNRGDDLDAMERALLDQDVRSLRGLVKNINGYVS; translated from the coding sequence ATGGAAAGTGCAGTTAAAAAGGTAGAAAGTACAGTAGTAAACCCGGCCCCGGCAGGCCGGGTAAATCGGGGCGGCAGGCCGAAGGTGCCGCACAAGCGGCGCGCTACGGTGAGCGTAATGTGCACGCTCGTAGAAAAAAAGATCATTGAAGCCAACGCTAAACGCGTTGGCCTGAGCTCATCCGTGTTCCTGCGGAACCTGGGATTAAGTACGCGAATTGAGGTCAGGGTAAAGAGCCTGCCCAGGCCTGTTCTGGAAATGCGCGGCACGCTCAATCACATCGCCGCCAACCTGAACCAGATCGCTAAAAAATGCAACCGGGGAGATGACCTGGATGCGATGGAGAGAGCTTTGCTCGACCAGGATGTGCGCAGCCTGCGAGGCTTAGTGAAGAACATCAACGGCTATGTATCATGA
- a CDS encoding site-specific integrase, whose amino-acid sequence MKTTNSFSINFFLKKDKASKGNAPIYVRITVNSKFVDISLKRRVSINAWDQLGQKLNGTDVESKDTREKIRQMRNEINAAYDVLRYDKQILSADAIKAKIEGIEEEQTTLLWLMTYHNTEIKKLLEPGTMKNYYSTERYVKEFLIKKKKRKDIYLSQLDYRFVIDFEIYLRQREPDKGQRPCSNNTVMKHIERLRKMMNIALKNDWIVKDPFIRFERHMVNKDRQCLEQEELEAVKNLELDSDGLQIIRDNFVFSCYTGLAFADICQLSDDHLVTDIEGEKWIEMVRQKTANFSGKKFYVLLLPEAIALIRKYKGHPMAVSSGTVFPVYSNQTTNRYLKKISREAKLNFDLTYHIARHTFATTVTLENGVPMESVSKMLGHSSIRTTQIYSKVKKKKVSSDMKLLRERLKQA is encoded by the coding sequence ATGAAAACGACAAATTCATTCAGCATTAACTTTTTTCTAAAAAAAGATAAGGCAAGCAAGGGAAACGCGCCGATTTACGTGCGTATCACTGTCAACAGCAAGTTTGTGGACATTTCTTTAAAGCGGCGTGTCAGTATCAATGCATGGGATCAGTTAGGGCAAAAACTGAATGGCACTGACGTGGAATCCAAGGACACGCGGGAAAAGATCCGGCAAATGCGCAATGAGATCAATGCCGCTTATGACGTCCTGCGGTATGACAAACAAATTTTAAGTGCCGATGCTATCAAAGCTAAAATCGAAGGTATTGAGGAAGAGCAAACCACGCTATTGTGGCTAATGACCTACCATAATACCGAGATCAAAAAGCTGCTTGAACCCGGTACCATGAAAAACTACTACAGTACCGAACGCTACGTCAAAGAATTCCTGATCAAGAAAAAGAAGCGCAAAGACATTTACCTGTCCCAACTGGACTATAGGTTCGTGATTGACTTCGAAATCTATTTGCGCCAGCGGGAGCCGGACAAGGGGCAACGCCCGTGCAGCAACAATACAGTGATGAAACACATTGAGCGTTTGCGCAAGATGATGAACATTGCCTTGAAGAACGACTGGATCGTTAAAGACCCTTTTATACGCTTCGAACGGCACATGGTCAATAAGGACAGGCAATGCCTGGAACAGGAGGAACTGGAAGCAGTCAAGAATTTGGAACTGGATAGTGATGGCCTGCAAATCATCCGTGATAATTTTGTTTTCAGCTGTTACACCGGACTGGCCTTTGCTGACATATGCCAGCTTAGCGACGACCATCTGGTGACAGACATCGAAGGCGAAAAGTGGATTGAGATGGTCAGGCAAAAGACCGCTAATTTTTCGGGTAAAAAGTTTTATGTGCTCTTGTTACCGGAAGCCATCGCTTTAATCCGGAAATACAAAGGCCACCCTATGGCCGTGAGTTCTGGAACGGTGTTCCCGGTTTACTCCAATCAAACCACTAACCGCTACCTTAAGAAAATCAGCAGGGAAGCAAAGCTCAACTTTGACCTGACGTACCATATTGCACGCCATACGTTTGCCACAACGGTGACCTTAGAAAATGGCGTGCCGATGGAAAGCGTATCTAAAATGCTTGGGCATTCCAGCATTCGCACCACTCAAATCTATTCCAAGGTGAAAAAGAAAAAAGTTAGCTCTGACATGAAGCTGTTGCGGGAGCGGCTCAAGCAAGCTTGA
- a CDS encoding TlpA family protein disulfide reductase — protein sequence MGTDVSLRSEEAVTTVTNQTNDTIKLKGVISFYLPVSEKVVEEVIDPGKSATFKIKMNYPDFIQFTSLPFRIYNAPGKTVKCTIESDTPLKLSFTGDLSAENNYYSAYFQGAQSNQIYYQVGNQIKDFNKFPALADSINRINLNFLENYKQPLSSTFKKQEYWRLMYNNAFLKHHVPFDKAFKSGQKIRLDDKYFNFDSETPLVGQAIPLSTEYLWYAVFRLRDIAINESKADSLLSVTMLAAAQDKCGKSEIGDVVKMRLLYDAYARSKINYEKLLRQVTFVNPENKRILDSISNARFSLPLTGKKAPEFRLVSITGDTVELSQFADHLIVVNFWASWCAPCIQEFPLENKLYDTYKASKNLVVINVCIDSPIDAWKNLSAKHQLKMVNLFADDIQGKYLKKKYNISTLPKSVFIDRKLKIINNNFKRASQIKLQDLE from the coding sequence TTGGGAACAGATGTTAGCTTGAGAAGCGAGGAAGCGGTGACCACTGTAACAAATCAGACTAACGATACTATTAAACTAAAAGGAGTCATATCGTTTTATCTTCCAGTATCGGAGAAAGTGGTAGAAGAAGTTATCGATCCAGGTAAATCTGCTACGTTCAAGATAAAAATGAATTACCCTGACTTTATTCAATTCACCTCACTACCATTTAGAATTTACAATGCGCCGGGAAAAACGGTAAAATGTACCATTGAGAGTGACACGCCACTAAAATTAAGCTTTACAGGTGATCTTTCTGCCGAGAACAATTATTATAGCGCTTATTTTCAGGGCGCCCAGAGTAATCAGATCTATTACCAAGTCGGAAACCAGATTAAAGATTTTAACAAGTTTCCTGCACTGGCAGATTCCATTAATAGGATTAATCTGAACTTCCTTGAAAATTACAAACAGCCTTTATCTTCAACATTCAAAAAACAGGAATACTGGAGACTGATGTATAACAACGCTTTCTTAAAGCACCATGTGCCGTTTGACAAAGCTTTTAAGTCGGGGCAGAAAATAAGGCTAGACGATAAATATTTCAATTTTGACAGCGAAACCCCACTGGTAGGACAGGCAATACCATTAAGTACTGAATATTTATGGTATGCCGTGTTTCGGTTAAGAGACATCGCTATTAATGAAAGTAAAGCCGATTCTTTGCTTTCGGTTACCATGCTTGCGGCGGCTCAGGATAAATGCGGAAAATCTGAAATTGGCGACGTTGTGAAAATGCGTCTGCTATATGATGCCTATGCGCGCTCCAAGATTAATTATGAGAAGTTGCTCCGTCAAGTCACTTTTGTAAATCCAGAAAACAAAAGGATTTTGGATTCGATAAGTAACGCCAGGTTCTCATTGCCGTTGACAGGAAAGAAAGCTCCTGAATTCCGGCTTGTAAGCATTACTGGTGATACCGTTGAGCTATCTCAATTTGCAGATCATTTGATTGTTGTTAATTTCTGGGCCAGTTGGTGTGCACCCTGCATACAGGAATTTCCGTTGGAAAATAAATTGTACGACACTTATAAAGCCAGTAAAAATCTTGTCGTGATTAACGTTTGTATAGATAGCCCTATCGATGCATGGAAAAACCTATCGGCAAAGCACCAATTAAAAATGGTCAATCTCTTTGCGGATGATATACAAGGAAAGTATCTGAAGAAAAAATACAACATATCCACCTTACCAAAAAGTGTTTTTATTGATCGAAAGTTGAAGATTATAAATAACAATTTTAAACGCGCCAGTCAGATAAAATTGCAAGATCTGGAATAA
- a CDS encoding DUF262 domain-containing protein, which yields MSYQTALPIADVINDVHQKKYLLPAIQREFVWSTFQIERLFDSLMRDYPINSFLFWKVQKEHVKEYEFYEFLRDYHERNKRHNPKANVGGEEEIIAVLDGQQRLTSLYIGLKGSYAFKLPRKRYDNSQAYPERKLYLNLLSPSDNPELEFSFLFLTPKEAGANDENHFWFPVGKILDLKELHQVNQYLLENDIFTNHCKEKAIFANQALSKLNQIIHLKPTISYYLESSPVLDKVLNIFIRINSGGTILSYSDLLLSIATAQWQHKDAREEITKFVDEINEIDGGFNFNKDFVLKTCLVLNDFPNIAFKVDNFNKSNMLKIEKDWDVITKSIRLAVNLISSFGFNRDTLTSNNAIVPIAYYLKSIGLPENYEVSTHYIQDRADLKKWLIFSLLKRVFGGQSDNVLRIVRKAIQEKPGSFPLNHIIDQFKGTNKTLLFTDEDIENLTWSKYGQSGTFAVLSLLYPSLDFRNKFHIDHIYPKSKMTERHLKKKGIAKDDIETYVSYTDFLGNLQLLDAIPNIEKQNKEFDTWLTSLYNEDEIKDFRKKHYLPNVDLSLGNFIEVFNKREKLIISYLKKLLQMESSTDMIQDKII from the coding sequence ATGTCTTACCAGACTGCACTTCCCATTGCTGATGTAATTAATGATGTTCATCAGAAAAAATACTTATTGCCAGCTATTCAGAGAGAATTTGTTTGGAGCACGTTTCAAATAGAACGTCTCTTTGATAGTCTGATGCGTGACTATCCCATTAACTCTTTTTTATTTTGGAAAGTTCAAAAAGAGCATGTTAAGGAGTATGAATTTTACGAGTTTTTAAGAGACTACCACGAACGTAATAAACGTCATAACCCTAAAGCAAATGTTGGCGGAGAAGAAGAGATTATTGCTGTCCTTGATGGTCAGCAGCGGCTTACTTCACTTTATATTGGTTTAAAAGGAAGCTATGCGTTTAAATTACCGAGAAAAAGATACGATAATAGTCAGGCATACCCGGAAAGAAAGCTTTACTTAAATTTGTTGTCACCCTCTGACAATCCCGAACTGGAGTTTTCTTTTTTGTTTTTAACACCGAAAGAGGCGGGTGCAAACGATGAAAACCATTTTTGGTTTCCAGTTGGTAAGATTCTTGATTTAAAAGAATTACATCAGGTCAATCAGTATCTGCTTGAGAATGACATTTTCACTAACCACTGCAAAGAGAAAGCGATTTTTGCTAATCAAGCGTTATCAAAGCTAAATCAAATCATCCACTTAAAGCCAACAATCAGCTACTATTTAGAAAGTAGCCCCGTACTTGATAAGGTACTTAATATATTTATCCGTATCAACAGTGGCGGCACGATTTTAAGTTATTCCGACCTGCTTCTCTCCATTGCTACCGCCCAATGGCAGCACAAAGATGCGCGGGAGGAGATCACAAAATTTGTAGATGAGATCAATGAGATCGACGGAGGTTTTAATTTCAACAAGGACTTTGTACTAAAAACATGCTTGGTGCTAAATGACTTCCCCAATATTGCATTCAAGGTCGATAACTTCAACAAATCCAATATGTTGAAGATTGAAAAGGATTGGGACGTAATAACTAAATCAATTCGCTTAGCTGTAAATCTCATTTCCAGTTTCGGTTTTAATCGCGATACATTAACATCGAACAATGCAATAGTGCCGATAGCTTATTACCTTAAATCAATAGGCCTTCCCGAAAACTACGAGGTATCGACCCATTATATACAAGATAGGGCTGACCTGAAAAAGTGGCTAATCTTCTCGCTTTTAAAGCGCGTATTTGGTGGTCAATCTGATAATGTACTTCGTATCGTTCGTAAGGCTATACAGGAAAAACCAGGAAGCTTCCCGCTTAATCATATAATCGATCAGTTTAAAGGCACTAATAAAACCTTATTATTTACCGATGAAGATATAGAAAACCTAACATGGTCCAAATACGGGCAGAGCGGCACATTTGCTGTACTTTCACTATTGTATCCATCATTAGATTTTAGGAATAAGTTTCACATTGACCATATTTATCCGAAAAGCAAGATGACCGAACGGCATTTAAAGAAAAAAGGAATTGCCAAAGATGATATTGAAACTTACGTATCTTATACTGACTTTTTAGGTAATCTTCAATTACTGGATGCTATTCCAAATATTGAAAAACAGAATAAAGAATTTGACACATGGCTAACGTCACTTTACAACGAGGATGAAATAAAGGACTTTAGAAAGAAGCACTATTTGCCAAACGTTGACCTTTCGCTAGGCAACTTTATAGAGGTTTTTAATAAAAGGGAAAAGCTCATAATCTCCTATTTGAAAAAATTGTTACAAATGGAAAGCAGTACTGATATGATTCAAGATAAAATAATTTAA
- a CDS encoding helix-turn-helix domain-containing protein, which translates to METSAKPSNNHIGRKIGRIREMRGIKQEALASELGVSQQTVSRMEQSESIEDEVLEKIAKVLGVPAEAIKNFNEDAVINIIASTVNNHDQSASVFFYPTFNPIDKIMELVEENKKLYERLLQSEKEKNELLQKSISDR; encoded by the coding sequence ATGGAAACATCAGCTAAACCCTCAAACAATCACATCGGCAGGAAAATCGGTCGCATACGTGAAATGCGTGGTATCAAACAAGAGGCGCTTGCTTCCGAACTTGGCGTAAGTCAGCAAACGGTATCCCGTATGGAACAAAGTGAAAGTATTGAGGATGAGGTACTGGAAAAGATTGCTAAGGTTCTTGGTGTTCCTGCGGAAGCAATAAAGAACTTCAATGAGGATGCTGTAATTAATATAATAGCAAGCACGGTTAACAATCACGACCAATCAGCATCCGTTTTCTTTTACCCAACATTTAACCCCATTGATAAAATAATGGAGTTAGTAGAAGAGAACAAAAAGCTCTATGAACGCCTTCTACAGTCTGAAAAAGAAAAAAATGAGCTTTTACAGAAAAGTATTTCGGACAGGTAA
- a CDS encoding BfmA/BtgA family mobilization protein codes for MEDINVRSVRYPMAVDQKLEKIALKLGRTKRQVFIQMVDYFYKSKKDPLDLNDELLKNALMKNHKDYIGFIRKQEDMLLIPIKTETDQMIASQGQLIERFNTQVLKANTDLLNNQNAQVRKFTEMDTLMETIRKNQKSREQLKAQFLFILDSYIKSRDAFGMMTSGREKEELISVTKVQISLL; via the coding sequence ATGGAAGATATCAATGTCAGATCGGTCAGATACCCTATGGCGGTCGACCAGAAGTTAGAAAAGATCGCCCTGAAGCTTGGGCGAACAAAGCGTCAGGTATTCATTCAGATGGTGGACTACTTCTACAAAAGCAAAAAAGATCCGCTGGACCTGAATGATGAGCTGTTAAAGAATGCGCTGATGAAGAATCATAAGGATTACATCGGCTTCATCAGAAAGCAGGAAGACATGCTGCTCATCCCGATCAAAACTGAAACGGACCAGATGATCGCCTCACAGGGACAGCTCATCGAGCGCTTCAATACCCAGGTGCTTAAAGCGAATACGGACCTGCTGAACAATCAAAACGCCCAGGTGCGCAAGTTCACCGAGATGGATACGCTCATGGAAACGATCAGGAAGAACCAAAAGAGCAGGGAACAGCTGAAAGCGCAGTTCCTGTTCATCCTGGACAGTTATATCAAGTCCAGGGATGCGTTTGGCATGATGACATCGGGCAGGGAAAAAGAAGAACTGATCTCAGTTACCAAAGTGCAGATCAGTTTACTGTGA